From Pyrenophora tritici-repentis strain M4 chromosome 1, whole genome shotgun sequence, the proteins below share one genomic window:
- a CDS encoding TrkA, flavoprotein involved in K+ transport yields MGVGDISIRSSERPEAGSVNIQLGKFPASSKNESVDAHKVANEVVGRFNDALSKQNHSGIADLFFKDNSYWRDHLALTWNLRTVKGNAAIKEYLHSSKVRLEKIEVDKNTDYRAPKFGAIDNLGDVKGINFFVTFETTVGRGAGVMNLAEDDGQWKIFTLYTLLQELKGHEEPLGHRRTKGVKHGGDPARKTWKEKRDAEKEEIDPTVLILGAGQGGLTVAARLKMLGIPALMIDQNERVGDNWRKRYRQLVLHDPVWYDHLPYVPFPAHWPVFTPKDKLAEFFEAYVTLLELNVWTSTNLKSTSWDENKKQWTVTVERRMLDGSSQTRTLHPKHIVQATGHSGEKNFPKIKGMETFKGDRLCHSSEHPGADPESKGKKAVVVGCCNSGHDIAQDFFEKGYDVTIVQRSTTCVVSSEAITDIGNKGLYDQDSPPVDDADLTFWSLPSELLKTQQSKVTKTEADHDKQIHDGLRAAGFQIDSGPMDSGLLIKYFQRGGGYYIDVGASQLIIDGKIKVKQGQEIAQILPNGIEFADGDKIQADEIVFATGYQNMRTQARKIFGDEVADRVSDVWGFNDEGEFRTMWQKSGHPGLWFMGGNLALSRYYSRILAIQIKAIEEGIM; encoded by the coding sequence ATGGGAGTTGGCGATATTTCTATCCGCTCGAGCGAGCGTCCCGAGGCAGGCTCCGTAAATATACAACTTGGCAAGTTCCCAGCATCTTCGAAAAATGAGTCTGTCGACGCACACAAAGTCGCGAACGAGGTAGTCGGCCGCTTCAATGACGCACTCTCGAAACAGAATCACTCTGGCATAGCCGACCTCTTCTTCAAAGACAACAGTTACTGGAGAGATCATTTAGCCTTGACTTGGAATCTCAGGACTGTCAAGGGCAACGCTGCCATCAAGGAGTACCTGCACTCTAGCAAGGTGCGATTGGAGAAGATCGAAGTAGACAAGAACACGGACTACCGAGCGCCAAAATTCGGAGCTATTGACAATCTTGGGGATGTCAAGGGCATCAACTTTTTCGTCACGTTTGAAACGACTGTTGGACGTGGTGCGGGTGTCATGAACCTGGCTGAAGATGATGGCCAGTGGAAGATTTTCACCTTGTACACGCTCTTGCAAGAGCTCAAGGGTCACGAAGAGCCTCTTGGTCACAGGAGAACAAAAGGTGTCAAGCATGGCGGTGACCCAGCAAGGAAGACTTGGAAAGAGAAGCGCGATgcggagaaggaggagaTTGATCCTACGGTGCTGATACTGGGAGCTGGACAGGGTGGGTTGACGGTGGCTGCGCGCCTGAAGATGCTCGGAATCCCAGCTCTCATGATCGACCAAAACGAAAGGGTTGGCGACAATTGGCGCAAACGCTACCGGCAACTCGTGCTGCACGACCCAGTTTGGTACGACCATCTGCCCTATGTGCCCTTCCCTGCGCATTGGCCTGTCTTTACGCCAAAGGATAAGCTTGCAGAGTTCTTTGAGGCTTATGTCACCCTGCTGGAACTCAATGTATGGACTTCCACTAACCTCAAATCAACCTCGTGGGACGAGAACAAGAAGCAGTGGACGGTAACCGTAGAGCGTCGAATGCTAGACGGCAGTTCACAGACCCGCACGCTACATCCCAAGCACATTGTGCAAGCGACGGGCCATTCTGGCGAGAAGAACTTTCCTAAAATAAAAGGCATGGAAACCTTCAAAGGTGACCGTCTCTGCCACAGCTCGGAGCATCCTGGCGCGGACCCTGAGTCAAAGGGGAAGAAAGCAGTAGTCGTTGGCTGCTGCAACTCAGGCCATGACATTGCACAAGACTTCTTTGAAAAAGGTTACGACGTCACCATTGTTCAACGCAGTACAACCTGCGTCGTTTCATCCGAAGCCATAACCGACATTGGCAACAAAGGACTCTACGACCAAGATTCGCCGCCTGTTGATGATGCCGACCTTACTTTTTGGAGTCTGCCAAGTGAGCTCCTGAAGACGCAGCAAAGCAAGGTGACCAAGACCGAAGCGGATCACGACAAACAAATCCACGATGGTCTTCGTGCCGCCGGCTTCCAAATTGACAGCGGACCCATGGACTCAGGCCTTCTGATCAAGTACTTCCAGCGTGGTGGAGGCTACTACATCGATGTTGGCGCGTCCCAGCTCATCATTGATGGTAAGATCAAGGTCAAACAGGGTCAGGAAATCGCGCAGATTCTGCCCAACGGCATCGAGTTTGCAGATGGCGACAAAATCCAGGCTGACGAAATTGTATTTGCGACTGGATACCAGAACATGCGCACCCAAGCACGCAAGATCTTTGGAGATGAGGTGGCAGATCGGGTCAGCGACGTTTGGGGATTCAACGATGAGGGCGAGTTTCGAACTATGTGGCAGAAGAGCGGACACCCTGGACTATGGTTCATGGGCGGTAACCTGGCGCTCTCCAGATACTACAGTAGAATCTTGGCAATACAGATCAAGGCTATCGAGGAAGGCATCATGTAA
- a CDS encoding PITH domain containing protein has protein sequence MSHSHCHDEHHDHDHGDGHDHSDDITPALQNILYEQLDFPKVVTLNEDESNSGRAICQKTWAQRLEPTPELKSSADQQLLMTIPFTGQVRLHSIILRTSPGPDCPKTLKVFVNQDSLDFETASEKEPTQVLEISQTSDVQEIPVKRAKFGTTRSLALFFEDNWSHGEEDETRISYLAFKGDFMKLNKEAVSVLYEAAANPSDHKNIVGIGQGVGRSVQ, from the coding sequence ATGTCGCACTCGCACTGTCACGACGAGCACCACGATCACGACCACGGCGACGGTCACGACCACTCGGACGATATCACGCCTGCGCTGCAAAACATTCTATACGAACAGCTCGACTTCCCCAAAGTCGTCACCCTCAATGAAGATGAGTCCAACAGCGGACGCGCCATATGCCAAAAGACATGGGCACAGCGCTTGGAACCCACGCCCGAGCTGAAAAGCAGCGCCGACCAACAACTCCTCATGACGATCCCCTTCACCGGCCAAGTACGCCTGCACAGCATAATTCTGCGCACAAGCCCCGGTCCAGACTGCCCCAAGACGCTCAAAGTTTTCGTCAACCAAGACTCGCTCGACTTTGAGACTGCATCGGAGAAGGAACCCACGCAGGTGCTTGAGATAAGCCAGACATCAGACGTGCAGGAGATTCCCGTCAAGCGCGCAAAGTTTGGCACGACGAGGAGTCTGGCCCTGTTCTTTGAGGATAATTGGAGTCATGGcgaggaagacgagacgaggATTAGCTATTTGGCCTTCAAGGGCGACTTTATGAAGTTGAATAAGGAGGCCGTATCTGTCTTGTACGAGGCTGCTGCGAATCCGAGCGATCATAAGAATATTGTGGGTATTGGGCAGGGTGTGGGGAGGAGTGTGCAATAA
- a CDS encoding LSM1, Small nuclear ribonucleoprotein (snRNP) protein, producing MALNAYLNKKVSVLTIDGRTMVGKLHSCDGSMNLVLQEAVERIIRPLEEEVPSEEVPLGLYIIRGDSVAVVGKVDEEIDSKINWSKVHGEVLGNTKHN from the exons ATGGCACTCAACGCCTACCTGAACA AAAAGGTATCCGTCCTCACCATCGATGGGCGCACAATGGTTGGCAAGCTACACTCGTGCGACGGCAGTATGAACCTCGTCCTCCAAGAAGCCGTTGAGCGCATCATTCGACCACTAGAAGAAGAAGTACCTAGCGAAGAGGTACCCCTGGGACTATACATCATACGGGGCGACAGCGTAGCGGTGGTGGGCAAGGTGGACGAAGAGATTGATTCAAAGATCAATTGGTCTAAGGTGCATGGTGAGGTGCTGGGCAATACAAAACACAACTGA
- a CDS encoding FabG, Dehydrogenase with different specificities (related to short-chain alcohol dehydrogenase): MSGKPQVILVVGGTSGIGYSITQSILSSPYLPLNAKVIAFGLIDSTIKLEFTKQQRERLRIVEGDVTVDEDRELAVRTCFNVFGGLDTLVYCAGIITPIQTFEKLNIEAVKRSFDVNVFGAMSMVQLTLPHLRASRTSRPLNAGRGKVIILTSACDNTVTYHGWMPYSTTKAALTRFVSCLAHEEPLLSVQGVYPKLTRTKMIDGLVEGKYRGVMAEHEMERFRIWDEMGDEMIEPPEWVWRGGCEDGIGFV, translated from the exons ATGTCGGGCAAGCCTCAAGTCATTCTCGTCGTCGGCGGAACCTCCGGCATTGGCTATTCCATAACGCAATCCATTCTGTCCTCGCCATACCTTCCTCTGAATGCAAAGGTCATTGCGTTCGGTCTCATCGACTCCACAATCAAACTTGAATTCACCAAGCAACAAAGAGAACGCTTACGAATTGTTGAGGGCGATGTCACTGTCGATGAAGACCGCGAACTAGCGGTGAGGACCTGCTTCAATGTTTTCGGAGGTTTGGACACCCTCGTGTACTGTGCAGGGATCATTACACCGATCCAAACGTTTGAGAAGCTGAACATTGAAGCTGTCAAGAGAAGCTTTGATGTCAATGTTTTTGGAGCAATGAGTATG GTCCAGCTCACACTTCCGCATCTTCGTGCTTCACGGACCTCACGTCCCCTTAATGCCGGTCGCGGCAAGGTGATTATTCTCACCTCTGCCTGCGACAATACCGTCACTTACCATGGATGGATGCCCTACAGTACTACGAAAGCCGCACTAACCCGATTTGTTTCCTGTCTCGCGCATGAAGAACCCCTTCTGAGCGTACAGGGCGTCTATCCAAAACTTACGCGCACAAAAATGATTGATGGACTGGTAGAGGGCAAGTATAGAGGTGTTATGGCGGAACATGAAATGGAGAGGTTCAGGATTTGGGATGAGATGGGGGATGAGATGATAGAGCCACCGGAGTGGGTGTGGAGAGGCGGTTGCGAAGATGGCATTGGGTTTGTTTGA
- a CDS encoding FAD dependent oxidoreductase, translating to MDTRSRIPVGPPISSPLPSYWHNPKSPLAKTQEPSTDSPTTPYTHLIIGSGISGTMIAFNIFRSSPSAHIAMLEAREICSGATGRNGGHTKAASYLSYVGHVRELGKQEALKIARLEYANIVKTHALAGELGIECENAVCKTVDVVYDRDAFEHGKRAVKMLREDMNEEERGEGKAGWYRVYEEVEEVKRKFFVAGKNENATVKEEEKVVGAFEYLAGRIHAYRFTTGVLAECVRQGLELCANTPVHDIRPSNQKSEQGEALWNVHTQHATFTASKVIIATNGYTPYLLKEMQGAIVPLRGQITAQRPRSTTKLPSPLPTTYSFIYRTGFEYMIPRPLPDGTQHIIMGGGLGRLPANGLSEYGTVDDSRLNTENTAYLRETCTGYFGTANWGEKSAEEAEQPVVQEWTGIMGATSDERPFVGQVPGKRGLWISAGFNGHGMVLCLKSAEALVKMMGEGVMPEWFPESYLITEERLERCRFQMKTDADSRTSQL from the coding sequence ATGGACACCCGCTCCCGCATCCCCGTCGGTCCCCCCATATCCTCCCCCCTTCCCTCCTACTGGCACAATCCCAAGTCCCCGTTAGCAAAAACCCAAGAACCCTCTACCGACAGCCCAACCACACCCTATACACACCTAATCATCGGGTCTGGCATCTCGGGCACCATGATCGCATTCAACATCTTCAGATCCTCTCCCTCCGCCCACATCGCCATGTTAGAAGCACGGGAAATCTGTTCCGGTGCCACTGGTCGTAACGGAGGCCACACAAAAGCTGCCAGCTACCTTAGCTACGTCGGTCACGTGCGCGAGCTGGGGAAGCAAGAGGCACTCAAGATAGCGAGGCTGGAGTATGCAAATATAGTGAAAACGCATGCGTTAGCGGGAGAACTGGGTATTGAGTGTGAGAATGCGGTTTGTAAAACGGTGGATGTGGTGTATGATCGTGATGCTTTCGAGCACGGGAAACGGGCTGTTAAAATGTTGCGGGAGGACATGAATGAGGAGGAGAGGGGGGAGGGCAAGGCGGGGTGGTACCGGGTGTATGAagaggtggaggaggtgaAGAGGAAGTTTTTCGTGGCGGGGAAGAATGAGAATGCGACGGTTAAGGAAGAGGAAAAGGTGGTGGGTGCGTTTGAGTATCTGGCGGGGAGAATTCATGCGTATCGCTTTACAACGGGTGTACTTGCGGAATGCGTAAGGCAGGGACTTGAACTTTGCGCCAACACACCCGTTCACGATATCCGTCCTTCAAATCAGAAAAGCGAACAGGGAGAAGCGCTATGGAATGTACATACACAACACGCCACTTTCACAGCCAGCAAAGTTATCATCGCCACCAACGGATACACACCCTACCTCCTCAAAGAAATGCAAGGAGCCATAGTCCCCTTGCGAGGCCAGATCACTGCACAACGACCGAGAAGTACAACTAAACTCCCCTCTCCCCTCCCAACAACATACTCCTTCATCTACCGCACCGGTTTCGAATACATGATCCCACGGCCCCTTCCAGATGGTACCCAACACATCATCATGGGCGGCGGTCTCGGCCGTCTTCCAGCCAACGGCCTCAGCGAATACGGCACCGTAGACGACAGCCGTCTAAACACGGAAAATACTGCCTACCTCCGCGAAACATGCACCGGGTACTTTGGGACCGCGAACTGGGGCGAGAAAAGCGCAGAAGAAGCAGAGCAGCCCGTCGTGCAGGAGTGGACTGGTATCATGGGCGCGACATCCGACGAGCGGCCTTTTGTTGGCCAAGTGCCTGGGAAGAGGGGCTTGTGGATATCTGCGGGCTTTAACGGACATGGTATGGTGCTTTGTTTGAAGTCAGCAGAGGCACTGGTGAAGATGATGGGGGAGGGGGTTATGCCGGAGTGGTTTCCGGAGAGCTATCTAATTACGGAGGAGAGATTGGAGAGATGTAGGTTTCAGATGAAGACGGATGCTGACTCTAGGACAAGTCAGTTATAA
- a CDS encoding Snf7 multi-domain protein codes for MGNSSSSNKISAQDKAILDMKNQRDKLRQYQKRITVLTDLEKEIAKECLAKGDTNKAKLALRRKKYQESLLSKTDQQLAQLEILTSDVEFALVQKDVLYGLQQGTAVLKEIHKEMGGIENVEKLLGESEEARAYQEEISELLANKMSNQDEDEVEDELEALEAEVNGVVPALPDAPVAQPQFTPEEKAQMAKDRAARRARERAAEQASQPMLA; via the exons ATGGGCAACTCGAGCAGCTCAAACAAGATCTCAGCCCAGGACAA GGCCATCCTGGACATGAAGAACCAGCGCGACAAGCTGCGACAGTACCAGAAGCGCATCACCGTCCTCACTGACCTCGAGAAGGAGATCGCAAAAGAATGCTTGGCCAAGGGCGATACGAATAAGGCGAAGCTGGCGCTGAGACGAAAGAAGTACCAGGAGAGTCTACTGTCCAAGACCGATCAACAGTTGGCGCAGCTCGAGATATTGACAAGCGACGTCGAGTTTGCGCTGGTGCAAAAGGATGTCTTGTATGGACTACAGCAAGGGACTGCAGTGCTCAAAGAGATTCACAAGGAAATGGGTGGCATAGAGAACGTGGAGAAGTTGCTGGGTGAGAGCGAGGAGGCTCGGGCTTATCAAGAG GAAATCAGCGAACTTCTCGCCAACAAAATGTCCAACCAAGATGAAGACGAAGTCGAAGACGAGCTCGAGGCGCTCGAAGCAGAAGTCAACGGCGTGGTCCCCGCGCTGCCCGATGCGCCTGTCGCACAGCCACAGTTCACGCCAGAGGAGAAGGCGCAAATGGCCAAGGACAGGGCTGCGAGGAGAGCGAGGGAAAGGGCTGCTGAGCAGGCGTCGCAGCCCATGCTTGCATGA
- a CDS encoding SpoVK, ATPase AAA+ class — protein MTKGRSSLQAGLDKEVYQVVRKYLDDKNESPLKLRLSAVYDYIQRSNSSLKRRPKKQLEDSIDRVIDVIREDEESGDEDEMAELEGDFAMDEPKEKNDRSSDWMNRQIVNQWATPANGNGEKSEKSKKRDGGKSKEERDSKRQRKAAEAARDSKIDTAAPTDMTLDDLGGVGKVKEQLKEHLVLPLLMPQEYAERKIPIPRGILLHGPPGCGKTVICRAFAAELGVPFIEILGPSVVSGMSGESEKQVREHFEKAKEVAPCLIFIDEIDVIAPKRDSAQSQMEKRIVAQLLISMDSLAMEGNNGKPVIVLAATNRPDSLDPALRRGGRFDTEINIGVPNEQMRRSILQALTRQPKLSPDVDFDILAKRTAGFVGADLKDLVSKAGMWSMTQFRAALEKQAAIAETTMEIDNEISAQLDSQVDQSIRRLIMRAKNADAPRPEGFENTSLSMEAFQAVLPTITPSSKREGFTTVPNTTWDNVGALSGIRQELEMAICEPIKDPAKFAKFGISAPTGVLLWGPPGCGKTLLAKAVAAESKANFISVKGPELLNKYVGESERALRQVFMRARSSVPCVIFFDELDALVPKRSAELHEASARVVNTLLTELDGLSEREGIYLIAATNRPEMIDEAMLRPGRLETLLYVELPKPEERVDILKALIRQRGGLISPELAEIARLDACKDFSGADLESLLRKAGQHALRRRGDSVEYIDFVEAAKTVRPSVGDVKKYERLREKFETKLF, from the exons ATGACAAAAGGCCGCTCCTCTCTCCAAGCCGGTCTCGACAAAGAAGTGTACCAAGTTGTGCGCAAATATCTCGACGACAAGAACGAATCGCCATTGAAGCTACGTCTTTCTGCCGTATATGACTATATCCAGCGCTCCAATTCGAGTCTGAAAAGAAGACCCAAGAAGCAGTTGGAGGACTCCATTGATCGCGTAATCGACGTCATACGGGAAGACGAAGAATCCGGCGACGAAGACGAGATGGCCGAACTGGAGGGCGACTTCGCCATGGACGAACCAAAAGAGAAAAATGATCGATCGAGTGATTGGATGAATCGCCAGATTGTCAATCAGTGGGCAACTCCTGCCAATGGCAATGGCGAGAAGAGTGAAAAGAGCAAGAAGCGGGATGGGGGCAAGTCGAAAGAGGAACGCGATAGCAAGAGGCAAAGGAAGGCAGCAGAGGCGGCGCGTGACAGCAAGATCGATACTGCAGCACCTACAGACATGACCTTGGATGATCTTGGTGGCGTCGGGAAGGTCAAGGAACAGTTAAAAGAGCATTTGGTATTACCTCTGCTGATGCCACAGGAGTATGCCGAACGTAAGATCCCTATACCCCGTGGCATACTCCTTCATGGACCACCTGGATGCGGCAAAACCGTCATCTGCAGAGCGTTTGCTGCCGAACTAGGTGTGCCCTTTATTGAGATTCTAGGTCCTTCCGTCGTTTCAGGCATGTCTGGAGAGTCCGAAAAACAGGTTCGTGAGCATTTCGAAAAGGCCAAAGAAGTCGCTCCATGCCTCATCTTCATCGACGAGATTGATGTCATTGCGCCCAAGCGGGATAGTGCACAGAGTCAGATGGAGAAGAGGATTGTTGCACAACTACTCATCTCCATGGACAGCCTCGCAATGGAAGGCAACAACGGCAAGCCTGTCATCGTACTCGCAGCCACAAACCGTCCGGATAGTCTAGACCCGGCTCTTCGACGTGGGGGTCGATTCGATACCGAGATCAACATTGGCGTACCAAACGAGCAGATGCGGCGGTCCATACTTCAAGCGCTCACGCGTCAACCAAAGTTATCTCCAGATGTGGACTTTGACATATTGGCAAAGAGAACAGCTGGATTCGTTGGCGCGGACTTGAAGGATCTCGTCAGCAAAGCAGGCATGTGGTCCATGACTCAATTCCGGGCAGCACTCGAAAAGCAGGCAGCTATTGCAGAGACTACGATGGAGATCGACAATGAAATTTCCGCGCAACTAGACTCGCAAGTCGACCAGTCGATTCGTCGTTTAATTATGCGAGCAAAGAATGCAGACGCTCCGCGCCCCGAGGGATTTGAAAACACATCCCTTTCTATGGAAGCCTTTCAGGCTGTCCTACCAACTATAACTCCTTCTTCAAAGCGAGAAGGATTCACAACGGTACCGAATACCACATGGGACAACGTTGGAGCACTTTCTGGCATTCGGCAAGAGCTGGAGATGGCTATATGCGAGCCAATCAAAGACCCAGCTAAGTTTGCCAAATTTGGCATCTCGGCACCTACTGGGGTGCTACTCTGGGGTCCTCCAGGTTGCGGTAAGACGCTCTTGGCAAAGGCAGTGGCTGCAGAGTCAAAGGCAAACTTTATCAGCGTCAAAGGGCCAGAGCTGTTGAACAAG TATGTTGGTGAATCCGAACGCGCTCTTCGACAGGTCTTTATGCGAGCTCGGTCCTCAGTCCCCTGCGTCATCTTCTTCGACGAGCTTGATGCTCTTGTCCCCAAACGCTCCGCCGAGCTCCACGAAGCCTCTGCGCGCGTCGTAAACACTCTCCTTACCGAACTCGATGGCCTTTCCGAGCGCGAAGGCATCTATCTCATCGCCGCAACCAACCGGCCTGAGATGATTGATGAAGCCATGCTTCGGCCCGGCCGCCTGGAAACCCTCCTCTATGTTGAGCTGCCCAAGCCAGAAGAGCGTGTGGATATTCTCAAGGCTCTTATTCGTCAACGTGGGGGGCTTATTAGCCCCGAGCTGGCCGAAATAGCTAGGCTAGATGCTTGTAAGGACTTCTCCGGTGCTGACCTGGAGAGTTTGTTGCGCAAGGCGGGGCAACATGCCTTGAGAAGACGCGGAGATTCAGTAGAGTATATCGACTTCGTGGAGGCAGCCAAGACCGTACGGCCTAGTGTTGGTGATGTGAAGAAGTACGAGCGTCTACGAGAGAAGTTCGAAACGAAACTGTTTTAG
- a CDS encoding Atrophin-1 multi-domain protein produces MCTEIYTHYIRCTHKQLQRWDYCAVLMPADRIPRTGRACRRYKLRHKDTFNNDACYECLRERAIAEATGAVLPPSPQRAGVQARGLFAMSDTFSTLAGSTSMGSVFVRDKRGSKDSAGSLAQSDGPGSPVKMAWERDEEEDGHEEKKKKGIKGWFKQVLAEAASMAFQFPRMDA; encoded by the coding sequence ATGTGCACAGAAATCTACACCCACTACATCCGCTGCACACACAAACAGCTGCAACGCTGGGACTACTGCGCAGTTCTCATGCCCGCCGACCGCATCCCCAGGACCGGCCGCGCATGCCGAAGATACAAACTACGCCACAAAGACACATTCAACAACGACGCATGTTATGAGTGCCTGCGCGAGCGAGCCATTGCTGAAGCGACTGGTGCCGTGTTACCCCCTTCTCCTCAACGAGCGGGTGTGCAGGCAAGGGGGTTGTTTGCAATGAGTGACACATTTTCTACGTTGGCGGGGAGTACGAGTATGGGAAGTGTGTTTGTAAGGGACAAGAGGGGGAGTAAGGATAGTGCGGGGAGCTTGGCCCAGAGTGATGGGCCGGGGAGTCCGGTGAAGATGGCGTGGGAGAGGGATGAGGAGGAAGATGGGCacgaggagaagaagaaaaagggaATAAAGGGGTGGTTCAAGCAGGTTTTGGCTGAGGCGGCGTCTATGGCGTTCCAGTTTCCGAGGATGGATGCATGA
- a CDS encoding putative cue domain-containing protein yields the protein MSEKPTSAEKPPESPTTARELDFDDDDAPASATTQEHATAPPPVSKSPKPGVRFSEEATEIPPQKPPRPVDPQVQAQNTLIEAFPGIDTNVIKAVLVASGGKVEPAFNALLSMSDPNFKAEETPPPQPPRPQPRSQLEQDEIYARQLAQHYQTQGGAGGQGQRGQGQGQRQQPGTRPGEPEREHSFFDDDLPEIRKNIEQGFKETQQTVTKWISNFTKKLDGEIEEYDRYGNPQYTGRTGPPARQNFGPSQSEQMHGIRKSAEQRRSADHNRYDADNRVIGDDFAKLELKDHEVPQRSSSRPNANPDLFKPTPVSPPQSGPVDEVDALYRNPSPNNQGSQGKSGGKKWQPLTSVAPHPEVDDHDPFSLGDSDDEEKDAKKQDTNPEDTERLKNAAQNSEAPAAGKLKPAERSGSVGQKDAAMEALLKEAK from the exons ATGTCTGAGAAACCTACAAGTGCCGAAAAG CCTCCAGAGAGCCCGACTACGGCGCGTGAGCTAGACTttgacgacgacgacgccCCGGCTTCTGCAACGACTCAAGAACATGCTACAGCGCCCCCGCCCGTCTCCAAGTCGCCCAAGCCCGGTGTGCGCTTCAGCGAAGAAGCTACGGAAATCCCACCCCAGAAGCCCCCGCGACCTGTCGACCCCCAAGTACAGGCGCAAAACACGTTGATTGAAGCCTTCCCCGGCATCGATACCAATGTTATCAAGGCAGTCTTGGTCGCTAGCGGTGGCAAGGTCGAGCCTGCTTTCAATGCGCTACTGA GCATGTCGGATCCTAACTTCAAGGCCGAGGAAACTCCTCCACCGCAACCACCACGCCCACAGCCCCGTAGCCAACTCGAGCAGGACGAGATTTATGCGCGACAGCTGGCCCAGCACTACCAGACCCAGGGTGGTGCAGGGGGTCAGGGGCAGCGTGGACAAGGTCAAGGCCAACGACAACAACCTGGCACCCGACCTGGCGAGCCTGAGCGAGAGCATAGCTTCTTTGACG ACGACCTTCCCGAGATTCGCAAGAACATCGAGCAGGGCTTCAAGGAGACACAGCAGACGGTCACCAAGTGGATCAGCAATTTCACCAAGAAGCTCGATGGCGAGATTGAGGAGTACGACAGGTACGGCAACCCGCAGTACACGGGTCGGACAGGTCCTCCAGCGCGACAGAACTTCGGCCCGTCGCAGTCTGAGCAGATGCACGGCATTCGGAAGTCAGCTGAGCAGCGACGGTCGGCAGACCACAACCGGTACGACGCAGACAACAGGGTCATTGGTGACGACTTTGCGAAGCTGGAGCTAAAGGACCACGAGG TGCCCCAGCGCTCATCAAGTCGCCCGAATGCGAACCCCGACCTCTTCAAGCCCACGCCAGTATCGCCTCCCCAAAGTGGCCCCGTTGACGAAGTCGATGCACTTTACCGCAACCCATCGCCGAACAACCAGGGTAGCCAAGGAAAGTCGGGCGGCAAGAAGTGGCAGCCATTGACATCGGTAGCACCCCACCCTGAGGTCGATGACCACGATCCCTTTAGTCTGGGCGACAGCGACGACGAGGAAAAAGATGCAAAGAAGCAAGACACAAATCCCGAAGATACAGAGAGGCTGAAAAACGCTGCGCAGAACAGTGAAGCCCCTGCGGCAGGAAAGCTGAAGCCCGCTGAGCGGAGCGGCAGTGTTGGTCAAAAGGACGCTGCTATGGAGGCGCTGCTGAAAGAAGCTAAATGA